One segment of Capnocytophaga sp. oral taxon 878 DNA contains the following:
- a CDS encoding methylmalonyl-CoA mutase family protein produces the protein MDIAAKQWKQQLQFQLQGKDYESLITLAGDIPILPFYTEENVKSPYTITTTTEVAVSLFVSDKEQTLKRIEWWQSLSVRFFVLTLHPNLTKETVLQWLPSSLPYLLADTLTVDTTNYQNAGASVVQQLAFGIAKLQENSLTTKPITLKVGIGSTLLLEIAKLRALRRLLAEQTPALPFYLIAEISNRGLSLFKSTYNEHYVQLGYEAAILGGADYLLPKQPLFFKKNNLTTEKEQVNTIRQLAATRKASAMNGVYAIETLSYELYKKALILLEQVQKQGGLKTMLKNRNLQRQIAEKAQKEQEHFNKLYHSYLLQETLPEQYTRKEWDFFPFGNHKDQLPPRNLWEPEK, from the coding sequence ATGGATATAGCTGCAAAACAATGGAAACAACAACTACAATTTCAGCTGCAAGGTAAAGACTACGAATCATTAATAACCTTAGCAGGTGATATTCCTATCCTCCCTTTTTACACAGAAGAGAATGTTAAAAGTCCTTATACTATAACAACTACTACTGAGGTAGCTGTATCTCTTTTTGTATCGGATAAGGAGCAAACCTTAAAGCGCATTGAGTGGTGGCAAAGCCTCTCGGTGCGCTTTTTTGTACTTACCCTACACCCTAATCTGACCAAAGAAACGGTACTTCAATGGCTTCCCTCTTCCCTACCCTACTTATTGGCAGATACCCTTACTGTTGATACTACAAACTATCAAAATGCAGGAGCCTCTGTAGTACAACAACTGGCTTTTGGGATAGCTAAACTACAAGAAAATAGCCTTACTACAAAACCTATAACACTGAAAGTAGGTATAGGCAGTACACTTCTTTTGGAGATAGCCAAACTACGTGCCTTACGTAGGCTACTGGCAGAACAAACTCCTGCCCTACCCTTCTACTTGATAGCAGAGATATCTAACAGAGGGCTATCCTTATTTAAATCTACTTATAATGAACACTATGTACAGTTAGGATATGAGGCAGCTATATTGGGAGGAGCAGACTATTTGCTACCCAAACAACCTCTTTTTTTCAAGAAGAATAATCTTACTACAGAAAAAGAACAGGTAAACACTATAAGGCAGCTGGCTGCTACCCGTAAGGCAAGTGCTATGAATGGAGTGTATGCCATTGAAACCCTTAGCTATGAGCTATATAAAAAAGCCCTCATACTACTGGAACAAGTACAAAAACAAGGAGGCTTAAAAACAATGCTAAAAAACCGCAACTTACAAAGGCAAATAGCTGAGAAAGCCCAAAAGGAACAAGAACATTTTAACAAACTATATCATAGCTATCTGTTACAAGAGACTTTGCCAGAGCAATACACTCGTAAAGAGTGGGACTTTTTTCCTTTTGGCAATCATAAAGACCAACTACCCCCGCGCAACCTATGGGAGCCTGAAAAATAA
- a CDS encoding ABC transporter permease: MKHVAAVGGYFIMLYDIFRKRTRWSITKDLILREIDDLIFGSIGIVAFISFFVGGVVAVQTALNIDNPFIPKYLIGFATRQSIVLEFAPTFTAIILAGKIGSFITSSIGTMRVTEQIDALDIMGVNSVNYLVFPKIVALMLMPFLIALGMYLGVLGGWASAVMSGYTTSSEFVQGVQYDFKPYSMVYAFTKTAVFAFFLATIPSYHGYYMKGGALDVGKASTVSFVWTSIVIILANSVLTQLFYA; the protein is encoded by the coding sequence ATGAAACACGTTGCAGCCGTAGGAGGCTATTTTATAATGCTTTATGACATCTTTCGTAAGCGTACACGATGGTCAATAACCAAAGACCTAATTTTGCGTGAGATAGATGACCTTATTTTTGGATCAATAGGTATTGTAGCTTTTATATCCTTTTTTGTAGGGGGGGTAGTAGCTGTACAAACGGCCTTGAATATTGATAACCCTTTTATACCTAAATACCTGATAGGTTTTGCTACACGCCAATCGATAGTATTGGAGTTTGCTCCTACCTTTACAGCTATTATTTTAGCGGGAAAAATAGGGTCGTTTATTACCTCAAGCATAGGGACTATGCGTGTAACTGAACAGATTGATGCTCTTGATATTATGGGGGTAAACTCGGTGAACTACTTAGTATTTCCAAAAATAGTTGCCTTAATGCTAATGCCTTTTTTAATTGCCTTAGGAATGTATTTAGGTGTATTAGGGGGGTGGGCATCGGCTGTTATGAGTGGTTATACAACCTCAAGTGAGTTTGTACAAGGAGTTCAGTACGATTTTAAACCTTATAGTATGGTATATGCTTTTACTAAGACAGCTGTATTTGCATTTTTCTTAGCTACTATACCTTCTTATCATGGTTATTATATGAAAGGGGGCGCACTAGATGTAGGAAAAGCTAGTACAGTATCGTTTGTATGGACAAGTATTGTAATTATTCTTGCCAACTCGGTGCTAACACAGTTGTTCTACGCTTAA
- a CDS encoding NAD(P)/FAD-dependent oxidoreductase produces the protein MKNKKHIVIVGGGFAGLELVKELNRYGKYQITLVDMNNYNFFPPLLYQLAAGFMEPSSISYPFRRLFRKYKNARFRMATLQEVIPAENKLILSNGELEYDILVMATGAESNFFGNKNVEEKAMPMKTVGDALMLRNLVYTRLERATRTQDKELRRKLLSFAIAGAGPTGVELSGIFAEMKQNIMRKDYPELTYEDLGDIYLIDGQEAVLSPMSKKTQAYTEKSLLKKGVKLKLGVLVTDFVNDEVHLSDGTILDARNLIWAAGISAKTFKGIDDKQHLGRGRRMKTDAYNKTEGFDNIYAIGDSSIMTTDPHFPEGHPQLAQVAIQQASNLGKNFNKDFINPTPFSYVDKGSMAIIGRNQAVADLPKNIFLKGFIAWAIWAFVHIMSLVNFRNKMRALYNWVGYYISKDQSYRMILRPNEKAKG, from the coding sequence ATGAAAAACAAAAAACACATTGTAATTGTAGGTGGTGGCTTTGCTGGCCTAGAGCTAGTAAAAGAATTGAACCGCTATGGAAAATACCAAATTACACTGGTGGATATGAATAACTATAATTTCTTTCCACCGTTACTATACCAGCTAGCAGCAGGTTTTATGGAGCCTTCGTCTATTTCATACCCATTTAGGCGTTTGTTCCGTAAGTATAAAAATGCACGTTTTAGAATGGCTACCTTACAAGAAGTAATACCTGCTGAAAACAAGCTCATTTTAAGCAATGGAGAATTAGAGTACGACATATTGGTAATGGCTACAGGAGCTGAATCTAATTTTTTTGGTAACAAGAATGTAGAAGAGAAAGCTATGCCTATGAAAACTGTAGGTGATGCCCTTATGCTGAGAAACTTAGTATATACGCGCTTAGAGCGTGCTACTCGGACTCAAGATAAAGAATTACGCCGCAAGTTACTATCTTTTGCTATTGCAGGTGCAGGGCCTACTGGGGTAGAGTTATCGGGAATATTTGCTGAAATGAAACAGAACATTATGCGCAAAGATTATCCTGAACTTACTTATGAAGATTTGGGAGATATTTACCTGATAGATGGACAAGAAGCTGTACTAAGCCCTATGAGTAAAAAAACACAAGCTTATACTGAAAAATCTTTGCTTAAAAAAGGTGTAAAACTCAAATTAGGTGTATTGGTAACTGACTTTGTTAATGATGAGGTACACCTATCGGATGGGACTATACTTGATGCTAGAAACCTAATATGGGCTGCTGGTATTTCGGCTAAAACTTTTAAAGGTATTGATGACAAACAGCACTTAGGGCGTGGTAGACGTATGAAAACAGATGCTTATAACAAGACAGAAGGTTTTGATAACATCTACGCTATTGGGGACTCAAGTATTATGACTACTGACCCACATTTTCCTGAAGGACACCCTCAGCTTGCACAGGTAGCTATACAACAGGCTAGCAACTTAGGGAAGAATTTCAATAAAGATTTTATAAACCCTACGCCTTTTAGTTATGTAGATAAAGGATCAATGGCAATTATTGGACGCAACCAAGCTGTTGCTGATTTGCCTAAAAATATTTTTCTTAAAGGATTTATAGCATGGGCTATATGGGCTTTTGTTCATATTATGTCGTTAGTGAACTTCCGTAATAAGATGAGAGCTTTGTATAACTGGGTGGGGTATTACATCAGTAAGGACCAGTCATACCGTATGATACTACGCCCTAACGAAAAAGCAAAAGGATAA
- a CDS encoding RND family transporter, producing the protein MFKWIKANFWGTIAGLLLRNRITFLLLIVAITGGLATQWKNVHFTFTEANMLPDDHPVNIEYKHFLTKFGEEGNLILMALDDPKIYTPQILNKWIALSDELKQYKQIDAVISINNLPILVKDTTEQRFITHKFIEGEVRNQAQADSLKQILSGKLPFYEGLIYNKQNHTLQTAVYMNKKIVNTQARKDFILNDFIPIINKFETETGLKVHTSGMPYIRTLSAQNIMDEIGLFILAALLSTSAIFFFFFRSFRAMFISIGVVSIAVMWVFGFLGLFGYEITILTGLIPPLVIVIGIPNCVFLINKYQQEINKHGNQAKSLIRVIRNVGNVTLLTNLTTAIGFATFIFTESTLLKQFGVIASINVVSIFFISLLVIPIIYSYMHIPQEKHLRHLKRNWMGGLIKFIENTVKHHRIAVFCTAIALLIASIIGIYQIKISGSLIEDMPKSAAFFDDITFFEKNYGGIMPLEITINTKQKNGVTKLANLKRIDELCTHIEEIPEISKPLSLVNLVKYAKQAYYNGNPQYYALPTTQEQNFILSYVKNSKGNANMLSAYVDSLGQTARITTFMKDIGTEKMQQIEENIYNKAQKLFPSDKYEVKITGKAYLFTKGTNYLATNLIWSLALAILLIAIIMAYMFRSFKMIVVSLIPNLLPLLITAGLMGYFGIPLKPSTILVFSIAFGISVDDTIHFLAKYRMELVARNWKISKSVYAALRETGVSMFYTSIVLLCGFSVFLLSSFGGTKALGGLISATLLFAMMTNLLLLPSLLLSLERSLSNKDTFKEPKLTIFPTEEETTDKENKTL; encoded by the coding sequence ATGTTTAAATGGATAAAAGCTAACTTTTGGGGTACAATTGCTGGCTTACTTTTGAGAAACCGAATTACTTTTTTACTACTTATAGTAGCTATTACTGGTGGCTTGGCTACCCAATGGAAAAATGTGCATTTTACCTTCACTGAAGCAAATATGCTGCCCGATGACCATCCTGTAAATATAGAATACAAACACTTCCTTACTAAATTTGGTGAAGAAGGGAACCTTATCTTAATGGCATTGGATGACCCTAAAATATACACTCCTCAAATACTAAATAAATGGATTGCACTTAGTGATGAACTTAAGCAATACAAACAAATAGATGCAGTTATCTCTATCAATAACCTTCCTATTTTGGTGAAAGACACTACTGAGCAACGCTTTATTACCCACAAATTTATTGAAGGAGAAGTAAGAAATCAAGCTCAAGCTGATAGCCTTAAACAAATACTATCGGGTAAACTACCTTTTTACGAAGGACTTATTTATAACAAGCAAAACCACACCTTGCAAACAGCTGTGTATATGAACAAAAAAATTGTAAATACACAAGCTCGGAAGGATTTTATACTGAATGATTTCATTCCTATAATTAATAAGTTTGAAACTGAAACAGGACTAAAAGTCCATACCTCTGGAATGCCTTATATTCGTACGCTAAGTGCTCAAAATATAATGGATGAAATAGGGTTATTCATCTTAGCAGCTTTACTTTCTACCTCGGCTATTTTCTTTTTCTTTTTCCGTTCCTTTAGGGCTATGTTTATCTCAATAGGTGTAGTATCTATTGCGGTAATGTGGGTATTTGGCTTTTTGGGACTTTTTGGTTACGAAATTACTATACTTACAGGGCTTATTCCTCCTTTGGTGATTGTAATTGGGATACCGAACTGTGTATTCCTAATCAATAAATACCAACAAGAAATTAACAAGCACGGAAATCAAGCTAAATCACTGATTAGGGTTATACGCAACGTAGGTAATGTTACCCTACTTACTAACCTTACTACAGCTATTGGTTTTGCTACTTTTATCTTCACAGAAAGCACTTTACTTAAACAGTTTGGGGTGATAGCCTCTATAAATGTGGTTTCTATCTTCTTCATCTCACTGTTGGTGATTCCTATCATCTACAGTTATATGCACATACCACAGGAAAAACACCTAAGACACTTGAAGCGTAACTGGATGGGCGGACTTATCAAATTCATTGAGAATACTGTAAAACACCATCGTATAGCAGTTTTCTGTACTGCTATTGCATTACTTATAGCAAGCATCATAGGTATTTATCAAATAAAAATTTCGGGTAGCTTAATTGAAGATATGCCTAAATCGGCAGCTTTTTTTGACGACATTACCTTCTTTGAGAAGAATTATGGAGGTATTATGCCTTTAGAAATTACCATTAACACAAAGCAAAAGAATGGCGTTACCAAATTAGCTAACTTGAAGCGTATTGATGAACTCTGTACGCATATTGAAGAAATACCTGAAATATCTAAACCTTTATCATTAGTAAATTTAGTAAAATACGCTAAACAAGCGTATTACAACGGAAATCCGCAGTACTACGCTTTACCGACTACGCAAGAACAGAACTTCATACTTTCATACGTAAAAAACTCTAAAGGCAATGCTAATATGCTATCTGCTTATGTAGATTCATTAGGACAAACAGCACGTATTACTACCTTTATGAAAGACATAGGCACAGAGAAGATGCAACAGATAGAAGAAAATATCTATAACAAGGCTCAGAAGCTATTCCCCAGTGATAAATATGAAGTAAAGATTACCGGTAAAGCCTATTTGTTCACTAAAGGTACTAATTATTTAGCTACCAACCTCATTTGGTCATTAGCTTTGGCTATTTTACTTATTGCAATTATTATGGCTTATATGTTCCGTTCATTCAAGATGATAGTAGTGTCACTTATACCTAACTTATTACCACTACTTATTACAGCAGGGCTAATGGGGTATTTTGGTATTCCGCTGAAACCTTCAACGATACTTGTATTTAGTATAGCTTTTGGTATTTCGGTTGATGATACTATTCATTTCTTGGCTAAGTACCGTATGGAACTAGTAGCACGTAACTGGAAAATAAGCAAATCGGTATATGCTGCTTTGCGGGAAACAGGTGTAAGTATGTTCTATACCTCTATTGTTCTTTTATGTGGTTTCTCGGTATTCCTATTATCCAGCTTTGGAGGCACGAAAGCACTTGGAGGGCTTATATCGGCTACCTTGCTTTTTGCTATGATGACTAACTTATTACTTTTACCAAGCCTATTATTATCATTAGAACGTAGCTTATCTAACAAAGATACTTTTAAAGAACCTAAACTAACCATTTTCCCTACAGAAGAAGAAACTACTGATAAAGAAAATAAAACTCTATAA